The stretch of DNA CTGCGGTCCGGGAGCGTTGGCAATTCCCCTTGCCCGTGCCGGTGCCGACGTTACGGCAATCGACATTTCCTCGAAGACACTGGAATACCTGAAAGATAATGCGGAGAAAGAAGGACTCTCGGTACACCCCGTCAAATGCCACTGGTGGACTGCGGATATAGACGAACTCGGGTTCAGGGACCAGTTCGATCTCGTGATATCGTCGATGACCCCGGCGATTAAAGACTTCGAGACATTCGAAAAGATGAACGCCTGCTCGAAGAACTACTGCTACCTTAGTCATTTCATCAGGAAAACCGACAACGAGGCGGACCCGGAGATCTACAGGGAGATCCTGAAAACAGAGCCTCCACGCCGCAAGTCTGAAGGGACGATACCCGGCTTCTTCTATATCTTCATGTATGTCTACCTCAACGGATACAGTCCGCTGGTTACGATCAACCACAGGCAGCCGGAAGGCGAAAATGGATGGAAAGACGCTGCTGAAAGAGCAATCGAATTTTTGGAGGCTGAGTATGACTGCACGGAATCGGTAAAATCGGAGATCATGGACTATTATGAAAAGAAGACAAAGGCCGGAGAAGACCTCTTTGGATCGGATGTATTCATAGGCATGATGGCATGGTCGAAGGACAAGTGAACCGAAATATTATAACTCATAACCCGGTAATTCACTCCGAAATTATATTTTTTTAATACTCGCAAAATTTTTGCATACCCCCGCCTAACAATTCAAATCTTCACTAAAATTCCGGGAGGGATAAAGATAAAGCGTCTTAAAAGAGATAAGAGATTGCCATTTTAAGGCAGATCGGAAAGACGCCTGCCTGAATCAGAAACGCGAGGGTGAACGATATGGATACGGAAAATGATCCACGAAAGATTATAGAAGTGATAAATCCGGCGGACGGCTCTCTAATAGGAACCGTCCCTGCCGGAACCGCTGCAGATGTCGGTGCTGCCGTCGACGATGCCTCCGGAGCACTTGCCAAATGGTCGTCGCTCCTTCCGCGGGAGAGGGGGAAGAAGCTGTTCAACGCCGCAGCGGCGATCAGGAAGGATAAAGACCGTCTCGCAGCACTCCTGACATCCGAGCAGGGAAAGCCGCTTGCCGAATCTAAAAACGAGATCATGGGCTGTGCAAACGTCCTTGAATATTATGCCTCGATCTCGGGATCGATCACAGGTGAGGCTCTTCCCAGGTCCGATTACGGGTATTCGTTCACTATAAAGAAACCGCTCGGGGTCTGCGGTGCGATAATCCCGTGGAATATGCCGGCCCTGATAATGGCATGGAAGACCGGGCCTGCACTCGTCGCCGGAAACGCACTGATCGTAAAACCCGCAACATCGACACCACTTACTTGCATGGAGATGGCATCGTTAATACACGGGACAGGGATTCCTGAAGAGATACTCCGGGTGATCCCAGGAAGCGGGGATGAGGTAGGAAACGCGATAGCCGCCCACCCGAAGATCAGGGCGGTATCGTTCACAGGATCTACCGAGACCGGAAAAATTGTCGAAAAGGCAGCCTGCGGAACAGGGAAACATCTCACGCTCGAACTCGGGGGAAGCGACCCGATGATCGTATGCGACGATGCCGGTATCGCTGCGGCGGCGGCAGGTGCGGCGGCAGGACGGTTCTATAACTGCGGCCAGACATGCACGGCCGTAAAGCGCCTGTATGTATTCGAGAGCATTGCGGATGAGTTCATGAAGGCACTGGAATCCGCCGTTACAGGAATAAAGATCGGGAACGGTCTCTCGCCGGGCGTCAGGATGGGGCCGATGAGCAGCAGCACGGGAAGGGAGAGGATCGAAGAGATCATAGACTCTGTCCGCAACTCGGGCGACGGGGAGATCACAAGAGGCGGCCGGATTCCGGAAGGTGCGGACTACGAAAAAGGATTCTTCTACGAACCTACGATCGTAGCCGGAGTCTCGGGCGAAAGCAGGCTTATGAAAGAGGAGGTCTTCGGACCGGTGCTCCCCGTATCCGTCGTCCCCGGGATGAATGAGGCGATAGAGGCGGCGAACTCGACAAGATACGGCCTCGGCGCCTCGGTCTGGACGAAAAGCATCGGCCGGGCG from Methanolacinia petrolearia DSM 11571 encodes:
- a CDS encoding class I SAM-dependent methyltransferase gives rise to the protein MQNSKNIKNWIDCWEASKKDSKKPGNMGDPEVWEKRAEMFAHRLKPGKRQGRTNMVLELLEEVGFKPEGARVLDIGCGPGALAIPLARAGADVTAIDISSKTLEYLKDNAEKEGLSVHPVKCHWWTADIDELGFRDQFDLVISSMTPAIKDFETFEKMNACSKNYCYLSHFIRKTDNEADPEIYREILKTEPPRRKSEGTIPGFFYIFMYVYLNGYSPLVTINHRQPEGENGWKDAAERAIEFLEAEYDCTESVKSEIMDYYEKKTKAGEDLFGSDVFIGMMAWSKDK
- a CDS encoding aldehyde dehydrogenase family protein; translation: MDTENDPRKIIEVINPADGSLIGTVPAGTAADVGAAVDDASGALAKWSSLLPRERGKKLFNAAAAIRKDKDRLAALLTSEQGKPLAESKNEIMGCANVLEYYASISGSITGEALPRSDYGYSFTIKKPLGVCGAIIPWNMPALIMAWKTGPALVAGNALIVKPATSTPLTCMEMASLIHGTGIPEEILRVIPGSGDEVGNAIAAHPKIRAVSFTGSTETGKIVEKAACGTGKHLTLELGGSDPMIVCDDAGIAAAAAGAAAGRFYNCGQTCTAVKRLYVFESIADEFMKALESAVTGIKIGNGLSPGVRMGPMSSSTGRERIEEIIDSVRNSGDGEITRGGRIPEGADYEKGFFYEPTIVAGVSGESRLMKEEVFGPVLPVSVVPGMNEAIEAANSTRYGLGASVWTKSIGRAVRAAEEIDAGIVWINRHLKIPPEVPFGGEKASGTGRENGIYAPERYMTEKTVIVSP